The sequence below is a genomic window from Daphnia pulicaria isolate SC F1-1A chromosome 6, SC_F0-13Bv2, whole genome shotgun sequence.
CTGAGTACCGAATAAGGAAACATATATAGCTCTTTTTCGTCAAAAGGCGAAGCACATAGGGCTCGCAAGTGCGAGTGTAGCTTCACGTGACTGTCAATGAGGTCTCCAGCGATAACCCATCGCCGAGCGGCACGCAATTTAAGTAGTTTTTGAAGAAAGACAGGATCCCCTAGCCCATCAATCACAATGCGCTGAAACTCAGTTTGGATTAAAATCGAGTTATACTGTAGCTCAGGCGCTGATCGAGAAAGTAAATTAACTTCGCGCATTAATATCTATTAAAATtcgggaaaaaatttaaacattggCAACAAATTGTATTTATCAATGAATAATCTGAAGTAGTTTACCTTAAATGTAGTCGCTACGACTTCAAATTCGTGCAAAGTGGAGATCAAAAATCGTCTATTTACTCCAAAATATTTAGCCACGCTAAGTCCAGAACGGCGTATATTTTTGATCCATTCGCCTAAAATATGTATCATATTTCATAcacttttgaaataataagCAAACAACTGTAGAAGCAAATTACCAAGATAATTTAGTTAGAACCAAAAttttaacataaaaatttaaaaaattactacaATCCAGGTATAACTCCAGCTTATTATTCGGTACAATAAATCGTTTGTTAATGCAT
It includes:
- the LOC124344562 gene encoding transcription termination factor 2-like, giving the protein MREVNLLSRSAPELQYNSILIQTEFQRIVIDGLGDPVFLQKLLKLRAARRWVIAGDLIDSHVKLHSHLRALCASPFDEKEFWDIWINNKDGEAKARVDLLMQVLQLRVSAPPPA